Genomic window (Pirellulales bacterium):
CCGCTGGAGCGATTGAGCCGCCAAATGATGCTGGAGCACGTCACGCTGGCCGACATGGCGGGCCGCTTGTTGCTGGACCATGTTTCAATGGTTCTGCCGGCCGGCCAAAGTGTGGTCTTGTTTTGTTCCGACGACAGCACGCCGTTGGCGCTGGCGGGGTTGTTGTCCAGGTTTTGCGATCCGGCGGCCGGACAGGTGTTTTACGACGGGCACGATTTGCGCCAAGCCACGCTGGAATCGGTGCGCCGCCAAGTCACACTGATTTTGCCCGATCATTTGCTCGTCAGCGGCACGGTTGCCGAAAACATTGTAGGCGATCCATCGCGCGTTACCTCCGACGAAATTCTGGCTGCCGCTAGGCTGGTGCATGCCTATGAGTTCATTCAATCGTTGCCGCAAGGATTGGAAACGCTGGTGGGTCCGCTCGGCGTGGCGCTGTCGGCGGGACAGGCCATTCGATTGGGATTGGCCCGCGTGGCGCTGCGGCGGCCATCGGTGGTGGTCATTGAGGAGCCGCGTGAAGATCTCGATCAGATAACCGCCGAGCGAGTGGCCGATGCGCTGGAGCGTGTGGCCCAAGGTCGCACGCTGGTCATTTTAGCCCGTCGATTGGCCACACTCCGCGCCGCGCCGCGGATTTTGCTGTTTCATGAAGGCCGCTTATTGGCCGAGGGCACGCACCTGGAGTTGCTGCAGCATAACGACCTGTACCGCCACTTGAATTACGTGCGGTTCAACGAATTTCGCGACAAGTTAAGATAAACTTTCAGCCTGCTTCGCGGCGGCGCTCGACGGGCGCCGAATTTCCCAGCGACCAGTGCGGACCGCGGAGAATGGGCGCCGTGGGCATCGCCAACGGTCCGGTGCGGCCTTCCGCGGCGCCGTCCCACGCATGCCGCTGGATGGCTTCCAAGACTTGCTCCGCAACAGCCAGTACGTTGCGTCCCTGCAGGCCCGTGACCCGCGGTTCTTTATGCTCGCGAATGCTGGCGGCAAAATCGTTCAATTCTTCCAACAGCGCATTTTGTTCTGCGGCCGCATAATGCTCCAGTTGGAACAAATCTTCGAACAGATGATCTTTCAAATGCGCCCGCGAAGCGGGGCCGATGTCGTCCAAATCGAACTCGCGCTGCAATAACTCGGTGACAGGACATACGGTGACGGCGGTGCGCGTGGCGAAGTCGAACGTTACGCAACCTTGGTCGGACCAAACTTGCATGTGCCGCTGCGGCTTGTAGCTGATCCGCGAGGCGCTTAAGTTCGCCACGCAGCCATTGGCAAATTCCAGCCGGGCCTGGGCCACATCTTCATGATCGCCCAGCACCGAGATGCCCAGCGCCTGCACCCTGCGGACGGGCGAGTTGGCAAAGTGCAGCGCCAAATCCAAATCGTGAATCATCAGGTCCAACACCACGCCGATGTCGGTCGAGCGAAATGTATACCCGCTGCAGCGTGAGGCTTCGATGTATTTAGGCTGGCGGACCAGCGGCATGACGTTGGCCTGATTCCAAGCGGGGTTGAACCGCTCGATATGCCCTACCTGCACCATCGCACCGTGTTGTTGGGCCACGGCTAGAATTTCGTCGGCTTCAGCCAGCGTTGTGGCTAGCGGCTTTTCCACCATCAGATGGATCCCATGCGACAACAGCGACAAGCTCACGCTGTGATGAAATTGCGTGGGCGTCGCCACCACCGCGGCATCGATCTGGCCAATCAATTCCTGATAGTCGGCCAGAACGGGCACGTGGCACTCGGCCTTTGCCAAACGGCGGGCTTCGGGCATGGGATCAACCATGCCGACAAGCTCGAACCCGGGCGCTTGTTGCGCCAACCGCGCATGGATGCGTCCCAAATGGCCGGCGCCAATGACCGCTAAGCGAATCCGTTCGCTCATGTGTGCCTTCCGTCAGGTTAAACCGTTGCGGTCGAAAAAATAAATCGTCCCTAGGCGCGATGTGAAATGGCGAATGACAAGTTGAATTGGAAAATTAAGCGGCCCGGCGACGTTCGCGCGATCGTCCGTGCTTGCCTTCCTGTTGGGTCTGAATGAAGCTGAGCAACTCGTTGACCGCCGGCACCAGCTTGTCGTTGGTGCGCAAAATTTCTCGGGCGTGATCCAATCCCACCTTGGCGCGGTACAGTAAGCGGTGGGCTTCAGATAGGCAATGGATCGATTCGGCCGAGAAATTATTTCGTTTCAGCGCCACCACGTTGATGCAGCGCGGCCGGGCCGGATGTCCTTCGCACAGCATGAATGGCGGCACGTCGTGGATGACCCGGGCCAGGCCGCCGACAAATGCGTACCGTCCCACGGTGGTGAAGTGGTGAATGCCGATGCCGCCGCTCAGCGTGGCATGATCGTAAATATGCACGTGGCCGCCCAACAGCGTGGCGTTGGCCATGATAATGTGGTTGCCCACTTTGCAGTCGTGCGCCACGTGGCTGCAGGCCATCATAAAATTGTGGCTACCGACCAGCGTAATTCCGTCTTCTTTTTCGCTGGCCCGGTTGATCGTTACACATTCGCGGAAAATGTTGTGATCGCCGATGATCACTTGCGTCGCGCTGCCGCGGTAGCTGACATCTTGCGGATCCGCGCCTATCACCACGCCTGGAAACAAATGATTATGCTCGCCCAGGGTGACCCGCCCCGTCAAGGTGACGCCATTTTCCAGCCGAGTGCCGTGGCCGA
Coding sequences:
- a CDS encoding Gfo/Idh/MocA family oxidoreductase translates to MSERIRLAVIGAGHLGRIHARLAQQAPGFELVGMVDPMPEARRLAKAECHVPVLADYQELIGQIDAAVVATPTQFHHSVSLSLLSHGIHLMVEKPLATTLAEADEILAVAQQHGAMVQVGHIERFNPAWNQANVMPLVRQPKYIEASRCSGYTFRSTDIGVVLDLMIHDLDLALHFANSPVRRVQALGISVLGDHEDVAQARLEFANGCVANLSASRISYKPQRHMQVWSDQGCVTFDFATRTAVTVCPVTELLQREFDLDDIGPASRAHLKDHLFEDLFQLEHYAAAEQNALLEELNDFAASIREHKEPRVTGLQGRNVLAVAEQVLEAIQRHAWDGAAEGRTGPLAMPTAPILRGPHWSLGNSAPVERRREAG
- the lpxA gene encoding acyl-ACP--UDP-N-acetylglucosamine O-acyltransferase, translated to MATSISQNAMIDPRAEIGDDVHIGPFCVIGPDVKIGHGTRLENGVTLTGRVTLGEHNHLFPGVVIGADPQDVSYRGSATQVIIGDHNIFRECVTINRASEKEDGITLVGSHNFMMACSHVAHDCKVGNHIIMANATLLGGHVHIYDHATLSGGIGIHHFTTVGRYAFVGGLARVIHDVPPFMLCEGHPARPRCINVVALKRNNFSAESIHCLSEAHRLLYRAKVGLDHAREILRTNDKLVPAVNELLSFIQTQQEGKHGRSRERRRAA